ACACGCAAGGTTAGAACTTGGTATGGAACGCCAAGACATGGAATTGATCGCACTTTATTGTCGAATGTCTTGATCGTTCATCCATCTTATTTCGCCTTATAAGATGCCCTTACGATGAACTGTCTTATGTGTAATTAGTATTGTTGTTTCTGAATCAGTATATTACAGACGTTATTTTAGGTGTGATTATACTGCATGCAACATCAATGAGCACCTTCTAGGTCAAGAGTAAGTGACGAAGCAAGATTGAGGTCAATGATCACTTCAATTAAAGGCATTTTGAGGTCAATTATACTCGGACCTtgccaaaataaaaaaacaaaaactgaatgaGAGATATGTTAAATCGCTAGTTTTTGCCTGTTCAATATTAGGTTAAATGTTTAGAGTTATTTGTGATACAAACTTACTTGTTTCACTAGTGCTTTTTCGTCTTTCTAGGACCactaaatataaaaaaaacaattgtcaTTTGTTTCTCTTTGATTACgggtttaaaaataaaagatttaGACTAGTACTAGATAGTTTTATTTTACATAATTCAATGAAAGAAGCACAGGAAAGAGTAATTTTATTGTAATGATCTATACCTCACCCAATTGCACTCATAGGattcaaattccattttattatATCTTTTGTATTAATAattttaagctgtaaataattGCGTAATTCAACCGTGAGGTTGCAATTAAATGCATTGATAAAGAATGGGGTATGAATTTCTAAAGTGACTAATGAATTACATCAATGAACTGGAAAACCAATTTAACTTACTAGGAATAAATCATAACTGAAGTAATTGTCTTTTCAGGTAGATTTTTATATTAGAAGATGCACtttccgtctggacgaacttgggccaACGGTTGCTGTTCGTCTGGTTAATTCGTCTATGGCATAGATGCAATCACAAGACATTACGTGTCTGTGCGAACGCTATCTTTCGTTGTACGTCTTGGAAGAACGATGGAAGACTATTTTTCCAGACGCATAGTGCGCCATATGTTCGTCTTGATACTAGGGACGAGTAACTAGAAATTGAGCTGTCGGCTCAAGTTCGTCAAGATGGATCATGGGTTTTGCAGTATAAACTGAAACGCTCTTTTGCTCTTTCATAGGCCTTGGTTAAAGAGGCAAAACACTTAACAGTAGTCCTAAGACACTGATTACTCCGTATACGTATCCAACTAACGAAAGAGGACATAAAAAGCTTTCGACTTTTCTTACAAACCGAATTTGCATTTCGGAGAAATGAGAACATGTTTTCCGTCGGTCGCTGATAGTGTAGCCAGTGGTAGATATCATTCTCCTTTTAGGCCGCTCATACACAGTCAGAGATTCATGATGAAAGCGGCGTTGTAGTCTTCGTCTGTGTTAGACTCTTTAGCAATCAgttgtgacaaaaaaatgccCATCGGCTAGTGCCGAAAATCAGTATTGAAAACATCACGTGTCCACAGCAAGACTCAAAGAGTCAGGAAGTTGACCTTTTGAGGTCGCTCCGCCTTCCTAATACTGAAGTTAAGACCTGTCATGCACCCACTGTTTTAACtgtaattagtatcacccaactagtggactaatgcaaatcctgcattttgattggctacactactataggtctattagtaataatcatcgagtagcgaatttcgccgccggttttgtaaaccccTTTATTTCGTTTTTGATTGGCCATCCTTATCAATCCATCCACTCCCCCACCCTGGTTACGCCCGGATGGTTTCCTATTCGCTTGCTTTTACAGTACCTGCTTCTTATCCTAATCGGGCGCATGTGTTCTTCTTTGGAACTTTGGACTAACTAGTACTAGTCAATAATTATAGCGATTGACCATGAAGGAGAGCCAGTCAAATGTTAGAAAAAAGCACATGAAAATTTGCAGTTTGCAGGCTTACGATTTCCAAAAAACCAAGGCAAAATGCTAAGCTTTAAAACTCATATAAGTGGCGATTTTCACATCCATGTCGTGCAACAAAACTTGCAAACTAACAAACAATCACCACTGCTAGAGCGAACATTACTGATTATTCTTCCAAACCTAGGTACGAAAACACAGGTACGAGTTAAGCATGTCGCTCAAAACAACACCAAATCATAGATCCTTAGTTTTAGTGACCAAAGTTGACCAGGACGGCTGTCATTTGCTCAATACCGTTTACCTTGCTGGATCGAGAGCTTGACAAGATACTTAGCAATCTGTATGGTATaagtggtagtgtgaagacaagtttcGAATTACGTTCGATTTTTGACTGAGACCCTCATGATCAGTGATTGTTTATGTTTTACCGCATGTCATCCCTATTTACTACATGTTGACAaagataaaatttcattgaaatcgCTTATTTTCgatgaaatatttactgttaCTCACCGCTTTACAGAAGACAAGGCGCGCagtccctttttttttgttaagtctAGATCTGGTAGTTAAAAATGAACACATAATCAATTGACTTTATGAGGAATAGCGGAGCTCCAAATTTCGAAATTTCCATTTCCTTAACTTGAAAGAAGACAGTAACAAAGTCTCGTCACATTAAGTAAGGCAGAGCGATTTGCGATTTGTCAGACTGCGTTCGAATTCACTGCGGAACTCGAAAAGCACTCTCAAGAACCTTATTCTTCATTTGAGCTCGCAAGTCCATTGAGGAATTAAGGATCTCCTGTCGGGATGACATTGAAGCAATGCTATGGAATAGAAAAGTATCGGTGCTTTTCGATCGAACGGTCTCCTTTGATGCGCCAATCTAACATTGTCAAGTTCTTCATTCGCCGAGCCTTGTTAATATAAAGTACTTGTGTCGCCTGATTAACAACGCCAAATTAGAAAAACGTTCTCGTCCACCACAAGGATGTTACCGGCAACCTTGCTACCCCTTCAATTTCGTGTGCCTGGTTGAAGTGTGATAGAAAACTGGAGGTTCTTAGCCCCTTCGAAGCTAAGCACATAGCCGGCATAAAGTTAGTTGATGGCACAACTTTCTACATGGTAAAATGGCAGAGATAAAGGCGGCAGGACAAAAACCATCGCGTTAGAATTAGACTTTTAGGGGTCCTGCTCTTTCATCAAGTGCGGAAGAACTTGAAATGCAAGCGATTTTCCATAGCCTGTGGGCAGGACGGCTACTAATCTTTGTTCAGAAATAATCGCTCAAAACAAATTGCCTCAGTGTGTCGCTTTTAAAAGGGTAGTGACAGCGATCGCAACATATGGAGTTTCGTTGCGGACAAAAATCCACCCAACAAAAACAAGTGACTTATTTGGAGAAACAaatgataaaattaagaaatgcTTTACTTTAATAAAATGATGATCCACGACTTCAGAAAAAAACGCGGTTTTGAGACTAAAAATTGAGCCGAATTTCGAAAAAATGTGACTGAAGCAAAAAGTGCCCAGCCAttcttttaattaaaaataaaaataaaaatccgTCTGTTTTACGGTAGGACTGGGATTAATCTTACTCTAACACGTTCAACCATCTCTTTCAACCCCTCATCAAAGGGCAATCACTTATTTCCTTTCTAGTTGCAAGCGTGTGCTCTAAGACTAGCTAGGACTAGGATTGCCTCAGCAACCTTCACGCATACTTCCATATCCCAACAGAGGCACACTGACCAGGAATTAGttttcaaatattgcaaaatgcAGACAACAGCGCGTTCGTGGCACAGATAGCCCTCTTTCCATTTATGGATAAGATTTCAAAGTTCAACCGTTTTTTCAAAAACAAGCTTTGCACAGAAcagtattttattttagaaCATTTCAATCTTACATTAGAAATCACTATTGTATAAAGCCTTATTGACAAGATACGTCGTTAAGATTACCTCTCTTCCcaattagaaaaaaaatgcttaaaacaaCACGTCGTTGAactaaacaaaggaaaagcttttCTTGTGGGCCCTTGGAAAGTTTATCCTCTAACCTCGACGAAGCCGGAACCTTCGTCGGCGACGTGAAGAACGACGTGAACGACGACGACGTGAACGACGACGACGTGAAGGACGACGTGAACGACGACGGCGTCTAAACCTCCTGATAAGCCTTCTTCCACCTCGAATGATTCTCCTTCCTGCTCGTGCGACCCGTCGAAAGCGAAATAGAATGGGATCGGACACCTTTTCCAAGGGCCCTGTGACGGCAAAATCTTCGTCGTCCTCGGCGTCATCTTCGTCTTCGTCCATGGCAACCTCGTTTTCATCGGGTGTCTCGTCTGAAACTCTTTAATGAAAACAGTTGAAGTAAAAAGCATTTAGTAGAGCTCTGTGTCATACAtaaaaattgacgattttgtaATAGATGGACACTAAGCGAAGAGCACTGAACTTTCTTCTACTGTTATTTAAATTAGCAGAATTAGTTTTTCTCTGTCTCTCTGTTTTCATCAAATTCATTGATGCGTTCACGTTACCAATTTTCCAAGGTTAAGATCGTTCAATCGATAAGTTATCCGACATCATATGAAGTATATGAATTTTCGATGCTTATTCATGCTTATTCAGTGTACGCGTGTTTGGAGACCATGCTATTCGATATTGCCTTGAATAACAGTTCTCtctttttagtttctaaagtcCTTTTCGTCACTATAATTACacatgacacaacaaatgttcTCGAACAACAAATATCTTTTTGAGTCTGAAGACTCAACCCTATGCAATGTTGCCATCCATATTAGTCTATTAGTGATCAATATTAAATGAAATCATCTTGCTGCCAGTCAGTTCATGGTGGAGAGAACGGGAAGGGAAGTCGTAATAATAGAATATAAGGGATGAAAATTTAGAAAACGAAGCTAAGATCTCTCAAAATTTTCACGATTGcagttttgtttttctggtTTATTGACGTGACGAAGGTAGAGCAggattaaaaataataaaatggggtaataattattaacactAGCTCACGTCAAATACCTTTTTTCAGCTGTTTCATCGATCTCGTCATCATAATCTTCATCATTatcttcgtcttcttcgtcCTCCTCGTCACTTTCTAAGTCGTCGTCGGAGTCACTGCAAGAAAACGGAAAAGAAGCCATTTGCTCAGGAGCTCGGATCATCAAAGTTGCGCTGCTAATGTGTTTCGTTAATTATACAAAGACCAGGTACGCTGATCTTCGGTAAGGGGTCATTTTTAATGGTATTTAAATAATTGTGAATGATGTCGACTGTTTTAGTCATAGCATACTTCAATCCTAGCTGGACGATGTTTCACGAGGCTATGGCACTcaaagatgtaaaaaaaaaaataaataaaacaaattacaaaaaagcaATGTATCAGGGTTGACATCATTCTACAACCACCTGTAATAATCAAACTAGAGCGAGAATGAACAGTATCGAGAATTACACTTCAGATGGTCTTTAAAGCGGGACAATTTGGCACCTGAACTCATACATTGTATAATTTAATTGCACAGTTTACCAGTCCTGTTAGGCAAATCTTCATGTTTTCCCAAACTCCATATATCTCGCATATGCCTTGATTGAAAGTGATAATCTGGgagactggagtcctgagaaggactgttgttggtgactggTTTTCCTACGAGTGCGGAAGTCATCGTCAGAGTCAAGTCGAAACATCAGTCGCCAACAAAAGCCCTTTTTatgactccagtcacccagataaTAATTTTCAATCAAAATACGTTATTCCTaggttcaaactattttcttaTAACTCGGATATGCCTCGGCTCGTCAAACGGATTTGCTCTTCCAGCTCTCACGAATCATATTGAGCTAAGTGGAAAGGCATCCGGATGGTTCAGTCTTTGTTCGATTCGGCGCGGGATTATACGAAAGTTCTACTTGCGCTACGGTGGTCAAGTTACCTCGTCTCGTCATCAAAGGAATCTTCGTCACTCTCTTGGTCACCATCACTGGGAAAGTCATCTTGCGATTTTCTAGAAGCCAAAAAAAGTGGTAATGTTAAAAAAAGAGAGGAGCTGCTGTCGAACATCAATCACGAATTATCTGTCTGCTTACTGAGTTGAATATATATGCCTTTCCTCTTCATCGTCGTCGTTTTCATCATAGTATCCAATACTTAAACTTCTTTTGGATGAAGCGGTCTGAGGAAATTACCGATAAGCGATTATGGTTcgattgttttgaaattctAGTGCAAATCATTCGATAGCGAATTAGCGCTTGCTCAGTTACCTTAATCAATGGCTTCGATATGTGTACCACTAAAACTGTAATTTAGAAGCTCGCGAAAGTGTTGTGTTGCCGAGAGGTACCGTTCTATGAAAGGTGAAACTGGACTTTGTCATCGGTAATAAGAACAACTTTGAACATTATATATGGGAGACAAGCTGGGTGGAGCTAAAATGTTAGAGTCCGGACAGTGAAGGAAACGATCTAAAGAAGGTCTCGTGTCTTTTTTGCACTAGGTTTGATAAACCTAAAGTAAATTATAACCTTTCCTACTATTCAATATGGAAAGGCCTTCAATTCAAAATCTGCCATTCAAGTCAAACTTGCCTTTCTGGGTTGTATGGCTCCAAATCATCAGCAACATCCCTCAGCGAATCTGGTGCTGCATCTTGTTGGTTGATTGGATTAGCGAGACTAACAGTTAACACACAGCCGAACAACACTGAGAGAACAAGGGCCTTCATTGTTCCACGTCGCTGTGAAACCTGCCGACCTCTTACTGAGGAAAACTGCATTTTGGCTCCTTTAAATAGCTACTGTGCATGTCGGAAGGGGCGGCCGAAATCCCTTGATTGTGTcaatttacagaaatatttGCCTCTCCTTTTCCAGCTAGTAGCAAACGTCACGATTTCCGTCAATATTTGTGCTCGCTTCTTTTTTGGGATTTCTCCAATATCTGTTGTACAATAGGGATCCGAAATTCGTCACTATTTTAGAAGTTTTATGAACGCACAAGTAAAGAACaggaacaaaaaaaagaagagctACCTTCTCAAATTAGTCAGCTTTTGTAGTATTTTTCTTCATTAAGTAAATATTGAAACGAATATTATAATATCAGTAACACAAATTTCTGGTCTCTTTCTTTTTGCGAAAACTCACCAAAAGTCATGTTTGAGATCATACtaatgataaaaaaagaaacaatctTATTAAAAAAGCGGTAATATCCTCTTCACTGAACGCGATCAATctcaaaatgttttctttgttgatgttattcttattattgttattactgttAATCTTATCATTAGTTTTTCACAGAATATGAgataaacaaaaatgaaattatctTGACCCTGATTGCGGTTTCAGATTTCGCCAAAGTGATTTGGTGGTCGGTTATTGCTGAACCGCTTAGTTACACTGATGGTACCCAACTCCCAGAAAGCTTTGTTGCCACGTGCACGCACATTAATTATCTAATCTCTCTTATTATTGCAATAGTAGCTTAAGTGATCTCTTATCATTAGCTTATGAAATAAACATATCTCGGATATGATTACGACACGCAAAATTAGAATTTGGTATGGAAGACATGGAATTGATCACAATTTATCGTTGAACTTCTTGATCGTTCGTCCGTCTTACTTCGCCTTATAAGTTTCCCTTGCGCTGAACTGTCTTATGCCTACTTTGTATTGTTAATGTTTTCGAATCAGTATATTACAGAAGTTGTTAAGTTATTTTAGGTGTGATTATTACTCGACATctgtaa
The nucleotide sequence above comes from Acropora muricata isolate sample 2 chromosome 12, ASM3666990v1, whole genome shotgun sequence. Encoded proteins:
- the LOC136892004 gene encoding serine-aspartate repeat-containing protein E-like isoform X6 yields the protein MQFSSVRGRQVSQRRGTMKALVLSVLFGCVLTVSLANPINQQDAAPDSLRDVADDLEPYNPERKSQDDFPSDGDQESDEDSFDDETSDSDDDLESDEEDEEDEDNDEDYDDEIDETAEKRVSDETPDENEVAMDEDEDDAEDDEDFAVTGPLEKVSDPILFRFRRVARAGRRIIRGGRRLIRRFRRRRRSRRPSRRRRSRRRRSRRSSRRRRRFRLRRG